The Candidatus Hydrogenedentota bacterium nucleotide sequence ATGGGCGTGGCGACCCAGATGGGCAACCAGGGCCATTCCCTGGACGCCCTCCGGGAACTCACCGAAATGCTCCGCGCGGACGCCATCGGCACGGTCAGGGAGGTCCATGTGTGGACCGACCGGCCCGGCGGGCGCTGGCCGAAGGGAGGCCCCGCCGAGGCGGCCCCCGCGCAGCCCGTCCCCGCGACCCTGGACTGGGACCTCTGGATCGGAACGGCCCCCGAGCGCGCCTACAACGAACTCTACGCCCCGCGCAAATGGCGCGGCTGGCTCGATTTCGGCTGCGGCGGTCTCGGCGACATGGCCTGCCACGTCATGGACCCCGCCTGGTTCGCCCTCAACCTGCACGAGGCCCCGTCCTTCTCTGTGGAGCCCGTGAAGCAGGAGGGGAAGAACGACCAGACCTGGCCCGCCGCCGCGGTAATCAAGTATGCGTTTCCCGCCCGGGGGGACCTGCCCGCCGTGGACCTGTTCTGGTATGAGGACGGCGAGAAGCCGTCCCTGCCTGCCGGGGTGCCCGAGGGCACCAAACTGGGGGACAACGAGAACGGGTCGCTGTTCATCGGGGAGAAGGGGATTGCCACCGCGGGAGAGTATGGCGGGTCGCCGCGCCTGCTTCCGGACGACAGGATGAAGGACTTCACCCCCCCCGCGGCCACGCTGCCCCGGATTTCCGGCGGCAACCATTACCGGAGTTTCCTCTCGGCGATCAAGGGCGGCGAACCCGCCTCCTCGAATTTTGAATACGCCGCCCCCTTCACGGAAATGGTGCTGATGGGCAACATCGCCCTGCGCTGCGGCGGCCGCATTGAATACGACACCGCCCAGGCGAAAATCACCAACCTGCCCGAGGCCAACGCCCTGCTGACGAAGACCTACCGCAAGGGATGGGAGTTGCCCGTCTAACCGGTCAGACGCCCAGCCTGCCGAAGCGGTCCTCAATCTCCCGGCGGAAGCGCTCAATATGCGCCTTCACCAGGTCGAGCGGCGACAGGGTGTCGTCCTCAATCAGCGGGGTGAGGTCCATGGCGAAGTTCGTGCCCGTGGTCGCGTCCACGCCGTGCGAGGCGTGGTAGGTGGCGTGGGCGCGCCGGCGGCCCATCGTGGCCAGGTCGTAGCGCTTGCCGCCCGCAATTTGCGAGTCGAAGACGCCCAGCAGCGCCGCCTGGAGGTTCTCGTGGGCCGAGGTGTCAAAGGCCACCTTGTCCGCGTCCGTCATCCAGTCCAGGTCGCGCCACACCTCGCAGCCGTAGAGTTTCTTCGGGCGCAGGTCCTTCGGAAGCCGCCGGATCGCGGCGACCAGCTTCAGCGCCACGCCGACGTGGGTGTCATGCTTGTCGGCGATGTTGTGCGTGTAAACCACCTCCGGCCGCGCGGCGCGCAGCAGCGCCTCCAAGTCGTCCACCGGCCCGGCGTTCGCCGGGTCTTTGATGGCCGAGCTGGGCAGGTCCAGCAGCGCCTGCGCGGCATACTCTCCCACTATGGCAGCCTTCTTCTGCTCCTGACGGCGGACAGCAACCATCTCCCCGTCCGTGTACCGGGCATAGACGCCGTCGCGCGGGGAGCCTGCCCCGTTGGTGACCACGACGCCGGTGAACCACTTGTCCGGCTGCTGGAAGCAGGCCATGACCCCGTCAAAGGCCATGATCTCGATGTCGTCCTGGTGGGCGGCCACGGCCATGTGGGTGGTCTTTGCGAGGGCGTCCTCCGGGGAATGGCCCTCCAAGGGGTACAGCACGGCGTCGGGCATCGTGAACTTCATGTCACTGTTCTCCGTTCGGTTATTTCTCAATGATCGGAAGGCTGGCCGCGGCGATGGACTGCCCCACGCGGCGGCTCTTCTCGTCCGGAAGCTGGATGTGCAGGCCGCCGGCAAGCTCCGGAAACTCCTCGTTCAGCACGCGCCGGGCGCCGTCAAGGATGATGTCACCGCCGCTGCCGGAGGTGCACCGTCCCAGGATCAGCACGTTTTTCAGCGCGTAGAATTCGGCGTAGTGGGCCAGCGTGTAGCCCATGTAGACCCCCACCGACTCCCAGATCTTCCGGGCACCCTCATGTCCCGCCTCCAGTTTAACCTGCACCGATTTCAGCCGTTCGGCGTCCGTCGCGTTCATCGGCAGGTCAATCCCCGCCGCGCCGGAAAGCCGGAAGACGCACTGCTGGGAGAAGTACCGCGCGCCGACGCCGATGTCCCCCGACCACTCCTCGCGGGGCCCGTCCGGGTTGTAGTCCACCGGGCAGAAGGCCAGCTCGTTGAGCCAGCCGGTGATGTTGCCGTCGAGGGTGACATAGCCGCCCGCCTCGCTGGAACCCAGGGCGACACCGAGCACCCCGTTGTCCTCGAGCGACATGGACCCCGCCAGCGCGGTGACCTCGCCGTCGTTCACGATCTCCAGCGGCACGCCCAGTTCTTTTCCGATGCGGATGAACATCTCGCGCACCTCGCCGAAACGCTCCCGGGGGATGGAACGGAAGAGGGAGGCGATCATGGCGCGGTTGTTCACGTACACGCCCGCGGAACTCCCGCCGATGGCGTCCACCCGGGGCAGCTTCGACGCCGCCGTCTGAAGGGCCGCCATCACCTCGCGGTAGTGGTAGGCGGGGTCCGACTGCTTGATGGGCTCCCACACCACCTCCTCGCTGTACACCGGCTCGCCGTCCACCACGGCGGACACCTTGCGGTCCGAACCGCCGAGGTCAAACCCGATGCGGCAGCCGTCCAAGTGCCTGCCCAGCGGCCGGGTCGTTTCGTTCGCCGCGGGAACCGCGTCGGCGCCGCAGGAAACCACCTCGAAGGGCTTCTCATAGACGTCGCGGCCCATGAAGTGGAAGTCGAAGTCGCGCAACCCGCCGGGGCGATAGCAGCGCTTTAGGAAGTCCCCGACGGACGCCGGGCCGCCTACCCACAACTTGCACGCCCCGCGCTGCCACAGCAGGAACTTCACCAGCCGCTCGACGTAGTAGTTGTTCGCCTCCGACTTCGGGTGGCTGTCGGGAAGCACGGCCGTCTCGAAGCGCGAAACCGAGCCGTCCCCGCGCTCCAGGCCCAGCACCAGCCGCTCGCCGCCCCCGGCGGCGCGGACCGCCTCCGAAAAGGCGCGGTTGCACAGCACGGCGGGCCGGAAATCGGGATCCAGCGGGGGAAGAATACGGGGCGAAACCAGCATCCAGGGGGTGGTCATTAATGCATCCTTTCCGGAAATGTTCTGATAAGGGAAACCCGGCGAAAGCGCCCCGGCGCCTGCGGGCAAAACCATGCCGTCAATATAGCAAGCCCGCCCTTTCGGAGTCCAACCGGAGCGGGGCCCTTGCTTCCCACGCCTCTGTCCATACGGTCCATAATGTCCATTTCGTCCGTCCCGTTTGTGCCGACCACGGAGAATCCGTGTAAAATGTCAGCACACTGGTGGACGGCTTCCCCTTCCGGGAGGAGGATATGCGATGAGCCTGAGTCTGGTCGCCGTGATGGTGGCGCTCTTTCTGCTGGTTGATTTCACCATTCTCGCGCTTGTGTTTCGCCGGGCCGGCATCTTCCGGCGCGTGCCGGTGGAGGAGGGCGTTCTGAAGGAAGCCTGGATCGCCTATGTGAAGGGCTCGCCGAATTACGTTGGCGTTCTCCGGGACATGGTTCCCGTGGCGGTCATCCTGCGCGGGCAGCACGGCATTGCCGACACACCGGGGTTTACCCTCTACCTCAACGACATGAGGGGCCTGGCGGAGGGAAAAGGGACGGAGATGCGCAAGGTGACGGGCTGCATGCTCTCCGACGAGGAGGCGGCCCTGATCCCTGCGGAGACCAAGGGGTTCTGGCTGGCCAGACTGCCTGAATCCCCGTTTCTCATGGTGCGCGTTCCGAGCCGGAAAGGGAGCCTTTCCGCCATCGCGGGATTCCGCGCTGTCAGCGCCTTAAACAGCCGGCTGAAGGCCGAAGGACGCCCGTTTCAGCCCGTGGTGGAAATCTTCCGGCCGCGGGCCTCGGAAGTGCATTTCCTCTGCCTCCTGGACTTTCCCCAAGAGCATCTGGATGTGCTCTACGACGCCTGTAAATAGGGTCGCGGGTTTTCCGTCAGGCGTTAGGCGGGATGCGCAGCACCATCAGCCGGATTTCCGACATGTCCTCGATGGCGTAACGGATGCCCTCCCGGCCGATGCCGCTGTCCTTCACGCCGCCGTAGGGCATGTGGTCCACCCGCCACGACGGCACGTCGCCGATCACCACGCCGCCCACGTCCAGCCGGTCCCAGGCCTTCTGGGCCTTGTAGATGTCGCGGGTGAACACCCCCGCCTGAAGCCCGAAACGCGAGTCGTTGACCTCGTCAATCGCCTGGTCAAAGTCGCTGAAGGGGGTCAGCAGCGCCATGGGGCCGAAGAACTCCTCGGCGTAGGCGGGTTCGGTCTTCGGCACGTTCTCCATGAGCGTGGGGGCGATCATGCGGCCGTCCCGCGTGCCCCCGCAGAGAAGCATGGCGCCCGCAGCCACGGCGGAGTTGATCCAACGCTCCATGCGGTCCGCCTCGGCGTCCGAAATCACGGGGCCCACAAAGGTGTCCTCGTTCTTCGGGTCGCCCATCTTGAGCGTTGCCACGGCCTTGACCAGCCTGTCCCGCAGCTCGTCATAGATGTCCTCGTGGACCAGGATGCGCTGCACGCTGATGCAGCTCTGCCCTGACTGGTAGTAAGCGCCGACAATCAGCCGATCCACCACGTCGTCCAGGTCGCCCCAGTCTTTGTCCACGATCACGGCCGCGTTGCCGCCCAGCTCCAGCACCACCTTCTTCTTTCCTGCCTTGGCCTTGAGGTCCCAGCCGACCTCGGGAGACCCGGTGAAACTGAGCAGTTTCAGGCGGTCGTCGGTGGTGAAGAGGCCCGCCCCGTCGCGTTTGCAGGGGAGGATGGAGAAGGCACCCTCCGGCAGGTTTGTCTCCGCGAGGACCTCCCCGATGATGAGCGCACCCAGGGGGGTCAGGCTCGCGGGCTTGAGCACAAAGGGGCAGCCGACCGCGAGGGCGGGGGCCACCTTGTGCGCCGCAAGATTGAGGGGAAAGTTGAAGGGCGAGATGAAGGAGCACGGGCCGATGGGCACCCGCTTCCACATGCCGCGATAGTTGGCGGACCGGGCCGACCGGTCCATGGCCAGCACCTCGCCGGAGATGTTCACGCTGTCCTCGGCCGCAATCTTGAAGGTGTCTATCAGCCGCGCCACCTCGCCCCGGCTGTCCTTGATCGGCTTGCCACCCTCTATGCAGAGAGTCTGCGCCAGTTCCTCGGCGCGCTCCTGGAACCGCGCCACGCAGTGCTCCAGCACCGCCTGCCGCTCGTAAGCAGCCATCCGCGCCATGGCCTCCGCTGCGGCGGCCGCCGCCGCGATGGCCTGGTCTATGGCCTTGGCGTCCGCCACCGCAACGCGTGTGGCCACCTCCCCGGTGTATTTGTCAATGACCTCGAGGTCCGTGTTGGGAAGAACCGGACGGTTGGCGAGGTAATAGGGATAGGACTCCTTCAGCACGGCGGGCCTCCTTTCGGCGCGGTCAGACGGTGATTCGCAGCTTCTCGTACATGCGGTCGTTTTCGCGGTAGTCAATGGGAACGGCCACCAGGGCGGGCTGCCCGCAGGTGAAAGCCGCCTCCAGCACGGGGGCCAGGTCCCGGGACCGTTCCACCTGGAACCCGGCGCAGCCGAAGGCCTCCGCGAGCTTCAGGAAGTCGGGGTTCCCAAACGAAAGCTCGGTGTGGTGGCCGAACTCGTTCATCTGCTTCCACTCAATCAGGTTGTACCCGTTGTCCACCCAGACCACGACCACGATGTTTGCCTTGTAGCGGACCGCCGTCTCCAACTCCTGCACGTTCATCATGAACCCGCCGTCGCCGCAGAGGGCCATGATCCTCCGGTCCGGGTGCACCAGCTTGGCCGCGATGGCCCCCGGCAGGGACCCTCCCATGGAGCAGAACCCGTTGGGAATCAGGCAGGTGTTGGGCTCGTCACAGTGGTAAAACTGGGCGACCCACATCTTGTGCGACCCCACGTCGCTGAGCAGGATGTCGTTGGGGCCGAGGGCGTTCCGGATGTCCCAGAGCGCCTTCTGCGGACGCACGGTTCCCTCTGTGTCGTCGTCCTTGTGCTCCTCCAGGAGCTCAATCATCGCCCGCCGCACCGCCTTGGCGTAGGCGAGATCCCAGTGCTGGGGATTTGCGCGGACCCGCTCGTTCATCATCCAGAGGGTATGCGCCAGGTCGCCGATCACCTCCACCTCAAGCTGGTAGTTCTGGTCCACCACCGCGGGCAGGAAGTCAATGTGGACGATCTTCTTGTCATTCCAGCGGTTCCAGCCGCGGGGCGGGTACTCCACCAGGTCGTAGCCCACCGTGATGACCAGGTCTGAGGCCTCAATCACCGCGTTGGCCAGGCTCTTCGTCTGGAGTCCGATGGTGAAAAGGCACTCCTCCGCGTCGCGGGAGACGCAGCCCTTTCCCATAAAGGTGCTGATTACGGGGATCCCCGTCATCTCCGCGAACATGCGCAGCTGCTTGCTGGCCCGGGTCCGAATCGCGCCGTTCCCCGCGAGAATCACCGGGGACTTCGCATTGCGGACCGTGGCCATGGCCATGTTGACGATCTTGTCGTCCGCCACGGAGCGCCGCAGGTAGTTCACCCGCACCGGGTTCTTCGTGGCGGGCAGGGCGGCGATGTCGTTGGAAATCTCCACATGGCAGGCCCCCGGTTTTTCACGGGTCGCCTGCTTGAAAGCGCGGCGCACCACCTCGGGGATGTTGTCGGGGTGCACGATGGGCGTGGCCCACTTGGTGATGGGCCGAAACATGGAGACCACGTCTATGAACTGGTGGCTCTCCTTGTGCTGGCGCTGGAGGTCCGCCTGGCCCGTGATCACCACCATGGGGGCGCGGTCGCTGTTGGCGCTTGCCACCCCGGTGACCAGGTTGGTCGCCCCCGGTCCCAGGGTGCCCATGCACACCCCGGATTCCCCGGTGAGCTTGCCGTAGGTCTCGGCCATGAAGGCCGCCGCCTGTTCGTGCCTCGCCATGATGAACTGGATGGGGGACTTTTCCAACGCCATCATGAAGTGGGCGTTCTCCTCCCCGGGCAGGCCAAAT carries:
- a CDS encoding ROK family protein; amino-acid sequence: MTTPWMLVSPRILPPLDPDFRPAVLCNRAFSEAVRAAGGGERLVLGLERGDGSVSRFETAVLPDSHPKSEANNYYVERLVKFLLWQRGACKLWVGGPASVGDFLKRCYRPGGLRDFDFHFMGRDVYEKPFEVVSCGADAVPAANETTRPLGRHLDGCRIGFDLGGSDRKVSAVVDGEPVYSEEVVWEPIKQSDPAYHYREVMAALQTAASKLPRVDAIGGSSAGVYVNNRAMIASLFRSIPRERFGEVREMFIRIGKELGVPLEIVNDGEVTALAGSMSLEDNGVLGVALGSSEAGGYVTLDGNITGWLNELAFCPVDYNPDGPREEWSGDIGVGARYFSQQCVFRLSGAAGIDLPMNATDAERLKSVQVKLEAGHEGARKIWESVGVYMGYTLAHYAEFYALKNVLILGRCTSGSGGDIILDGARRVLNEEFPELAGGLHIQLPDEKSRRVGQSIAAASLPIIEK
- a CDS encoding Gfo/Idh/MocA family oxidoreductase, with protein sequence MKDSGLTRRAFLAAVTTTAAVSAWGAPNTARVVPRKLSPNEKVNFAGIGVGGKGSSDILSFLRENVVALCDVDFAGAEETVYRLPKAKQYKDYRKMLDEMGKDIDAVTIATPDHTHAPAAYMAMKLGKHVYVEKPLAHTVAEVRLLRKTAAEMGVATQMGNQGHSLDALRELTEMLRADAIGTVREVHVWTDRPGGRWPKGGPAEAAPAQPVPATLDWDLWIGTAPERAYNELYAPRKWRGWLDFGCGGLGDMACHVMDPAWFALNLHEAPSFSVEPVKQEGKNDQTWPAAAVIKYAFPARGDLPAVDLFWYEDGEKPSLPAGVPEGTKLGDNENGSLFIGEKGIATAGEYGGSPRLLPDDRMKDFTPPAATLPRISGGNHYRSFLSAIKGGEPASSNFEYAAPFTEMVLMGNIALRCGGRIEYDTAQAKITNLPEANALLTKTYRKGWELPV
- a CDS encoding acetolactate synthase large subunit, producing the protein MNAAELFVKCLEQENVKYIFGLPGEENAHFMMALEKSPIQFIMARHEQAAAFMAETYGKLTGESGVCMGTLGPGATNLVTGVASANSDRAPMVVITGQADLQRQHKESHQFIDVVSMFRPITKWATPIVHPDNIPEVVRRAFKQATREKPGACHVEISNDIAALPATKNPVRVNYLRRSVADDKIVNMAMATVRNAKSPVILAGNGAIRTRASKQLRMFAEMTGIPVISTFMGKGCVSRDAEECLFTIGLQTKSLANAVIEASDLVITVGYDLVEYPPRGWNRWNDKKIVHIDFLPAVVDQNYQLEVEVIGDLAHTLWMMNERVRANPQHWDLAYAKAVRRAMIELLEEHKDDDTEGTVRPQKALWDIRNALGPNDILLSDVGSHKMWVAQFYHCDEPNTCLIPNGFCSMGGSLPGAIAAKLVHPDRRIMALCGDGGFMMNVQELETAVRYKANIVVVVWVDNGYNLIEWKQMNEFGHHTELSFGNPDFLKLAEAFGCAGFQVERSRDLAPVLEAAFTCGQPALVAVPIDYRENDRMYEKLRITV
- a CDS encoding aldehyde dehydrogenase family protein; protein product: MLKESYPYYLANRPVLPNTDLEVIDKYTGEVATRVAVADAKAIDQAIAAAAAAAEAMARMAAYERQAVLEHCVARFQERAEELAQTLCIEGGKPIKDSRGEVARLIDTFKIAAEDSVNISGEVLAMDRSARSANYRGMWKRVPIGPCSFISPFNFPLNLAAHKVAPALAVGCPFVLKPASLTPLGALIIGEVLAETNLPEGAFSILPCKRDGAGLFTTDDRLKLLSFTGSPEVGWDLKAKAGKKKVVLELGGNAAVIVDKDWGDLDDVVDRLIVGAYYQSGQSCISVQRILVHEDIYDELRDRLVKAVATLKMGDPKNEDTFVGPVISDAEADRMERWINSAVAAGAMLLCGGTRDGRMIAPTLMENVPKTEPAYAEEFFGPMALLTPFSDFDQAIDEVNDSRFGLQAGVFTRDIYKAQKAWDRLDVGGVVIGDVPSWRVDHMPYGGVKDSGIGREGIRYAIEDMSEIRLMVLRIPPNA
- a CDS encoding PIG-L family deacetylase, which codes for MKFTMPDAVLYPLEGHSPEDALAKTTHMAVAAHQDDIEIMAFDGVMACFQQPDKWFTGVVVTNGAGSPRDGVYARYTDGEMVAVRRQEQKKAAIVGEYAAQALLDLPSSAIKDPANAGPVDDLEALLRAARPEVVYTHNIADKHDTHVGVALKLVAAIRRLPKDLRPKKLYGCEVWRDLDWMTDADKVAFDTSAHENLQAALLGVFDSQIAGGKRYDLATMGRRRAHATYHASHGVDATTGTNFAMDLTPLIEDDTLSPLDLVKAHIERFRREIEDRFGRLGV